One genomic region from Mytilus trossulus isolate FHL-02 chromosome 9, PNRI_Mtr1.1.1.hap1, whole genome shotgun sequence encodes:
- the LOC134685249 gene encoding uncharacterized protein LOC134685249: MSQPLTLPPCRVCGGTATGIHYGVNTCEACKAFFRRSLVENNKYVCPRDGDCKIINHKRANCSACRLKKCLELGMSKKAVRHGRYTVAIRTKTILEVKQLEREKALNDTFAMADSVATKLPEIISVPENDIVPDSSVHDDILSFLVESSSMESTQFTSNDTLQSSVIGSSMLSVGDSFHSSSNSLQSAIEDNHGNMTSLEPSSLFTSIENTIDFDMFTNPNDIDILNSTDHEIENIEISGLDMFLNGQNVNTSDKIDFLELNPDELIDLTQELVDVFPPQTTISTVVPQQQSPLSIVSSPYSVQQYSPDTTTLDESMSSQFGSQSTSFIELVSNTGSLPSRKNTRLSIELEDNTMSPRPQKKLRASFNLADDMEQLQLINIMVSAQEILYPGMRKHFQKEYTAVIHREFWEKTQLQNELFGQLKSLSSTEYNNFFMVTGIDLDGRIGLFTKCAESMQKELVKYISFVKSIPGWEDVHNNDKLTLIKAARFEYWLLGKFVNNNPDMKISADENSGLTHKQIEQMWGSPENIDAISNFTRKLKKLDLSFEEIALLRGVVVLSRDRCSLREPEVVEKLQWKILQSFIHLVKTTHPNEQLRFARCMDKLTQLRELTEINYKTNKNLENFQKSMIQNYPLLYECVTYEG; the protein is encoded by the exons ATGTCACAGCCACTCACATTGCCACCTTGTCGAGTGTGTGGAGGAACAGCCACAGGAATTCATTATGGTGTCAATACATGCGAGGCATGCAAG GCATTTTTCCGAAGGTCTTTGGTAGAAAACAACAAGTATGTCTGCCCAAGAGATGGTGACTGTAAGATTATCAACCATAAAAGAGCCAACTGTTCTGCCTGTAGACTAAAAAAATGTCTGGAGTTGGGAATGTCCAAAAAAG CTGTGCGTCATGGTCGATATACCGTTGCCATTAGAACCAAGACTATTTTAGAAGTGAAACAACTTGAGAGGGAAAAAGCATTAAATGATACCTTTGCTATGGCTGATTCAGTGGCTACAAAGTTACCAGAAATTATATCAGTGCCCGAAAATGATATAGTTCCAGATTCCTCTGTGCATGATGACATTCTCTCCTTCCTGGTAGAAAGTTCCTCAATGGAGAGTACACAATTCACATCAAATGACACTTTACAATCATCAGTTATAGGCAGTAGCATGCTATCTGTTGGTGATTCTTTTCATTCTTCCAGTAATTCATTACAGTCTGCCATTGAAGACAATCATGGAAACATGACATCACTAGAGCCATCATCTTTGTTTACATCAATTGAAAATACGATCGACTTTGATATGTTCACAAACCCGAATGACATTGACATTCTAAACTCAACTGaccatgaaattgaaaatattgaaatatctgGATTAGACATGTTCTTAAATGGGCAAAACGTGAACACATCAGATAAAATAGATTTCTTGGAATTGAATCCAGATGAATTGATAGATCTGACTCAAGAGCTAGTTGACGTTTTCCCTCCCCAGACAACAATCAGTACTGTAGTACCACAACAACAAAGTCCCCTGAGCATAGTTAGTAGTCCCTACAGTGTGCAACAGTATAGTCCAGATACTACCACATTAGACGAGAGTATGTCGTCACAGTTTGGATCTCAAAGTACAT CATTCATTGAATTAGTGTCGAATACAGGTAGTTTACCATCAAGGAAGAATACACGTTTATCAATTGAGCTAGAGGATAATACCATGTCACCTCGTCCACAAAAGAAGCTAAGAGCTTCATTCAACTTAGCAGATGACATGGAACAATTACAATTGATAAATATCATGGTTTCTGCACAAGAAATATTATATCCTGGAATGAGGAAACATTTTCAGAAAGAGTACACAGCCGTCATTCACCGGGAATTCTGg GAGAAAACACAGTTACAAAATGAACTATTTGGTCAATTGAAGAGCCTCTCATCAACTGAATACAATAACTTTTTCATGGTGACTGGTATTGATCTTGATGGACGTATTGGCTTGTTCACTAAGTGTGCAGAATCTATGCAGAAAGAACTCGTCAAATATATTTCCTTTGTCAAGTCAATACCTGGCTGGGAAGATGTTCATAACAATGATAAACTCACACTTATCAAAG CTGCTAGATTTGAGTATTGGCTACTTGGAAAGTTCGTGAATAATAATCCTGATATGAAGATTTCAGCTGATGAAAATAGTGGACTCACTCACAAACAGATTGAACAAATGTGGGGAAGTCCTGAAAACATTGATGCTATTAGTAACTTTACAAGGAAGCTAAAGAAACTTGATTTGTCATTTGAAGAGATTGCTTTGCTTAGAGGAGTAGTAGTTCTGTCTAGAG ATCGGTGCTCTCTTCGTGAACCAGAAGTCGTAGAGAAACTTCAATGGAAAATTTTACAGTCATTTATTCACCTCGTTAAAACGACACATCCAAATGAACAGTTGAGGTTTGCTCGTTGTATGGACAAACTAACACAACTGAGGGAACTTACAGAAATTaactacaaaacaaacaaaaacctaGAGAACTTCCAAAAGTCTATGATTCAAAATTATCCATTGTTGTATGAATGTGTTACATATGAGGGATAA